Proteins from one Dama dama isolate Ldn47 chromosome 12, ASM3311817v1, whole genome shotgun sequence genomic window:
- the LOC133066994 gene encoding uncharacterized protein LOC133066994, translating into MNTTTPTSCRGESHRYRVVCICAARHSKTLNSQLEAELSTFVQGNPCLMPLFSLLWVFLAFTFSGSGVAQKVTQDQPYITSQIGQSVILNCRYELRRSGYTHYLFWYKQLPSGEMTFLIRQESSGRNARNGRYSVNFERAQNSISLTISALQLEDSAKYFCAVWELTVLEVMGKAVQKPQTLINESPPAARPQLKCTPADLRQEMVVLRLFHLWSGSEDLILNKNSFHVIWKQVSRVTFY; encoded by the exons ATGAACACGACAACTCCCACTTCCTGTCGGGGGGAGTCACACAGGTACCGGGTAgtatgtatatgtgctgccaGGCACTCAAAGACACTGAACTCTCAGCTTGAGGCAGAACTCAGCACATTTGTGCAGGGGAATCCATGCCTCATGCCACTCTTCAGTTTgctctgggtgttcctggcctTCACCTTCTCTG GATCTGGTGTGGCCCAGAAAGTTACTCAAGACCAGCCATACATAACCAGTCAAATAGGGCAATCTGTCATTCTGAACTGTCGGTATGAACTAAGGAGGAGTGGGTACACACACTACCTTTTTTGGTACAAGCAGCTTCCCAGTGGAGAGATGACTTTCCTTATTCGTCAGGAATCTTCTGGCCGGAATGCAAGGAATGGCCGCTACTCTGTAAACTTTGAGAGAGCACAGAACTCCATCAGCCTCACCATTTCAGCCTTACAGCTGGAAGACTCCGCAAAGTACTTTTGTGCAGTCTGGGAACTCACAGTGCTTGAAGTAATGGGAAAAGCTGTACAAAAACCCCAGACCTTAATAAATGAGAGCCCCCCTGCTGCAAGACCCCAGCTGAAATGCACACCTGCAGACCTCAGACAAGAAATGGTAGTCCTGCGGTTGTTTCATCTGTGGTCTGGATCAGAggatttaattttaaacaaaaactcCTTCCATGTCATTTGGAAACAGGTGTCCAGAGTAACTTTCTACTAA